Part of the Virgibacillus necropolis genome, TACTGTATTTGAAAAATTCACCGATAATTTTGATGACAATATTGAAAAAGAACCTTCTTGGAAGTTAGGGAGTGGGGCTATAAGAAAAACTCCACACCAATTACTAACCCATTCTGTTACACATGAGTTTCATCATAAAGGACAAATTGTAGCAATGCTGCGTCTACTTGGCCATATACCTAAAAATACAGACATATTGGGGTTACCTGATGAAGAATTCGTTAAATAAATATAAGGAGATTTACCGCAATCGGGCGCTATCGTTGAAGATCACAACCATAAAATGATTAAACTTTTTTACAAAAGACAACTTAAATCTACTGAAAAGAATCCTTTTTGATAAATCTTTTTTCAAAATGGATTCTTTTTACTTACCATAAAACATGAAAATTGCCAGGGTTTTGATCAAACTTTATTTCAAAGCTATAAGAACGGAAATGAGGGATATGTTAGTATTTAGTAATAGATTGAGTTAATACGTAAGACTACGGGAGATGGTTTTATGATTCATAATCTAAAAAGTGAAAGAGTTATTCTTCGAGAGATTGAAGAAAAAGATTGGATAGATGTTCACAAATATGGTTCACAAGAAAGGGTTTGTCAATATCAGCCTTGGGGGCCAAACTCTGAGAAAGAATCTGAAGCTTTTGTGAAACAAATTCTTATAGATGCTAAACAGAAACTGAGGAGTCGATTTGTCTTTGCCATAATATTAAAGGAAAATGGGGAAATGATTGGTGCAGGTGAGTTTAATATCCGGGACTATACCAAAAAAGTCGGTGAAATAGCATACATAGTTAACCCAAAATATTGGGGAATGGGAATTGCAACAGAAGTGGCAAAACTGTTAATCATATATGGCTTTAATGAATTAAATCTACACCGTATTTTTGCGACTTGTGACCCAAGAAATATTGGTTCATTAAAGGTTTTAGAAAAAGTAGGAATGACTAAGGAAGGTAGAATACGTGAGGATTTATTGATAAGAGACGGCTGGCGAGATTCCCTTTTATATAGCATTTTAGAACAAGAATGGGAAGGAAATAAATAACTTTCAACAAAAGGGCGACTATCTTAACCGCATTACTTACGTGAATTGGAAACAGAATTATTAACTAAACAGGGTTTCAACTATTAAAACAGTACTCCACACATATGAGTAAGTTAATGTGCAAAAAAGGAACACGATTACTAGGAATTTTTCTTTACTTTCCCTTTAAGGATAGAAGGCTATCGGTTAAAATGAACTTAAAATTAATATTTATCCAATTTGTTTGCCAGAATGAGGGAAGTGATTTTTTGAAAACAAACAAGCATATTACAAAAGTAAGGGAATGGATGCGGGGTAATGATGTTGATGCAGTGATCGTTACGAATCCTGCTAATCAATTTTATTTAAGTGGTTTTAAGGCGTTAATCTATTCCCGGCCAATTTTGTTAATAATTGAGGGAAAAGATACAGCATTTATTATTCCAGGGCTAGAGGAAAAACATGCTCGAGCTGACGCAGAAGTTGATAAGCTTTATGTGTATCATGAATATCCTGAAGGGGTTAAAGGAGCTGAGGATCCCACTGAACTGTTAAAAAACCATTTAGCAGCGAAGCATTCAAAAGGTTCTAAAATTGCATTTGATTTAGCGTATGCCTCTGCAGCTTTGACCGAATCTATAAGAGCAACAGGCTTTGAGTTGGTGGATGCTACTGAGCAAATTAGCAAAATGCGCTATATCAAGGATCAATATGAAATAGAATTAATGGAAGAAGCGGGTAGGCTTGTAGGTTTAGCTGTAGAAGCAACATTGCGTGCAGCCGCACCAGGGGTGACAGAACTTGAAGTTGATGCAAAGGGGAATGCTGTGTTATTTTCAGAAACAGTTAAAAAGCATCCTAACGCAACACTAGACTTGACAGTCATGACACCTTCAGGGAATGTGCGCACTGTCATGCCGCATGTGTTTTCGAATACACGAAAACTACAAGAAGGTGATGTGGTGATCCACAGTCGGCAGGTAGGGTTTAATGGTTATCGAGCAGAATTAGAGCGGACATTTATTGTCGGAGAGGCCAGTGACATTCAACGAAAAGCGTTTGAAGCAGCTAGAAAGGCACAGGAGGCTGCGCTTGAAGTAATAAAACCAGGTATAGCTGCCAAGGAGGTTGATTTGGTTGCACGAAAAGTATTGGAACGAGAAGGATTTGCGAAATATGCTATTCATCGTGTAGGGCATGCAATTGGCGTATTTTCGCATGAAGAGCCTTATTTGCGTTTTGATAGTTCACTGCAACTTGAAGAAGGAATGGTTTTTTGTATAGAGCCAGGAATTTATATACCTGAAGTAGGAGGGTTCCGTCATTCCGATACAGTCATAATAACTGCCGATGGATATCGCTTCATAACGGATTTTCCGCGTGATTTAGAAAGTTTAACGAAATATTAGAAAACTTGGTTGTCATCAAGCCTTTTAGCGACGGCCTTAGTTGCACTTATGCAGTAAGAAAGTTTTTATGCTTTCATATCTGTAAATAAAGCCCATGGGGGAGGCAGTTCATTTGAGGCTTCCCATGGGCTTTCTCTATTATGTTCTTTGCGGCTGCTTATTAGATGTTGTCAGTGTAACAACAATTAGAACAATGATTGCTACTGGAACAGCAATTACGGAGCTGTTTATATCGTATGGTTTACTTAAAACAAGTTCCCACAGTAATGTAGTCAGCACACCCATCATCATAGAGGATAGACCGCCAGCTTTATTGACTCTTTTCCATAGAAATACACCTAATAATGCTGGTGTGAGACCAGCCCCATATATCGTGTAGGCATACATTTGAACAGATAGTATGGTAGGGAAAAAGCGAATTAAAACAAAAGATAAAATACCAAGTACGATAACAAATAGTTTAGTCATTCCTAATAACTGTTTGTCCGTAGCGTCTTTTTTGAAATATTTATTGACAATATCATACGTAACATTGGTCGCTCCAGATAATAAGAAGGAGTTTCCTGTGGTAATGATAAATGCAGTTGCCGCAGCTAACAGGAGGCCACCAACAATATTTGGTAAAGCTAGTGTTGATACAATCAGAGCCATCCCTGGTTCGATATTTTTAAACATGGAACTTGAAGCAAAAGCAATCAACACGATAACTGGTGTTATGATCAAAATTCCAATAATCCATCCAATTTGCGCCTTTTTTGAATTTTTGTCACCTTTGGAAGCTGCCAATCGCTGGTACATATTTTGATCACCCAATAATAAAAATAGGGGAGGCAACAAATAGCCAAGCAACTGGATGTTGGTAAGGGATCCGGTAAATGTTAAATGGGTTGCTGGGACATTGGCTGTTATTTCATCCCATCCTCCTGCAATTACAAACATAAAAGGCAGTGCAACCAGCAGTCCGATGACCATAATTCCGACACTAATTGCGTCAGTCGGTGCCACTGATCGAAGACCACCGATTGTCGCTAGGAAAATAATCAAAGCAGAACCAATAATAGTCCCCCATTCAACGGAAATTCCGGTAGTGAGATTCAATATGAACCCTACACCTTTCATTTGATAAGAGACAATACCCACGTAAGCAAGAATAATAATAACCCCGGCTAGCAGTCTTGCATAAGTTCCGTATTTCTCTTCTAATATTTCGGATACGGTATATTTACCTAAGCTTCGTATTTTTGGAGAAATGAAATATAATATGATTATCCCGATAACAGTAGGAAAGGTTAATAGTAATGCCGGGATTAACCCATAGCTATAGGCCATAGACGTTTGACCACCAGTAATACTTCCACTTCCTACCCAAGTAGCTAGTAATGTTCCCGTAAGCACAAGTGTGCCTAGACTTTTCCCTGCTAAAATATAATCTTCACTTTTTGAGATCTTTTTGGAGTAATAGATACCCAAAATAACCATTACAATGCCATATGCAATTACATACCACAGCAATGATAGGTCTGACTCAATTTTCACTATAATCACCTTCTTTCGCAAGTTATTTTTTCATTTTACATAAGTTAATCTTAATAAGTCAAATTGATCTTTATTTTAAGAAAGTTTATTAACTCTATGTAAAATAAACATAATATAAAATAGATTAAAATAATATGACGTATTTATATTGTAGAGCGATATGATAAGATTAAAAAGACAACCACCCCTAAAACCAATGCTAAACAAGATGAATCAAAAGAAAAGCAAAAACCCAAAACTAACCAAAGACTTGAAGACATAGTTAAAACATTATCTGATTTTAAGCTTCCAACAGATAAGCGAATTGAAGGAGAAAAAAGAGAAGAATTAGTTGAAATGAGGAAGAACCCTGAACAATTTACTATTTGTGAGGTTATGACGCAATGCAATAGGTGATGTCATTTCATTAATTGCTGAAATATTTATACGTGGTTGGGAGGAGACCCTATATGTCGATCGGTATAGATGGATAAAGTTATAGGAAATAATTTTTTATAGCTATACCAGGAAAGGAGCTATTTATAAATGGAAATTAAATCGGTTGTTATACACACGAGAAGTCTAATACAAATAAAAAATTTTTACCTTGAGACGCTAGGTTTTTCTTTAATTAAAGAGGATGAAAATAGCTTTCGAATTGCCGTCGGTACAAGTGAATTGGAGTTTACAACAAAAGATGTAGAGGGAAATCCTTATTATCACTTTGCTTTTAATATTCCAGCTAACAAATTTGAAGAAGCAAAATCATGGACAAAAGAAAGGGTAAGACTAGCTGTTGAAGGTGGGGAAGACGAAGCGGACTTTGACCATTTACCTGCCCACGCTCTTTATTTCTATGATCCTGCTGGTAATATAGTAGAGTTTATTTCAAGACATTCAACTTCTGAAGATAGGATGGATCCTTTTTCGATTAAAAGTATTTTAAACATTAGTGAAATAAGTTTAACCGTAGATGATGCTATAAATGTCGGAGAAAAACTTAATAATATTGGTGTGACTGAGCGCGACAATAATGCAATAAGCCCAAAGTTGCTCAATTTTATGGGGGAAAAGGCCAATGGGATATTCATTTTATTGATTCAACCAGGGAGAAGATGGATATTTTCTGATAAAATATCTGCCATATATCCAATTGAAATTGAATTAACAAATAACAATAAAATAATACTTGATCCAGAAAACGAACTATATATAATCTAGAATTTGGTATTAGTAAGAAGATAAAAATTGGTGGCTACGACTAACGTAGCCATGTTGGTTTCTTATAGTTCTTTTGATGAAACTGGTAAAAACAGCTTAACTCCTCGTTTATTAAACGGCAGCAGTTTACTATCCGCAATTAAATGACTGATGTATCCTGCGAGGCAGGTGTAATAAATTCCTTCTATTCCGAGAGATGCTTCTAATTTGGAAGCGATGATTCCGAAGAAAATAACCCCTACTATCGAATGCGTGTAGCTGCGGTGAGAAACAAAAGATGCAAGTAATATATAAATCCCGAGTAACATCAACCAAATTTCTTGTAGAGAGAAGCCTCCCGCTAATATACCGACTCCTGTGATGGTTAACATATGCTTTTGTTTAATCAATGACGATATGACAATCATCCCCAATCCGATTCCTATACCAATGAATTGCTCGTTATTCGCCCCTTCATAAAAACTATAAAAGATCAACAGAATCCCAATCAACTGAGCAACTTTCTGAATCATTTTATGTGATAAGGTAATTTTTCCACGAAGCTCTCCGTCAATATCCAGGTCGGGGATTAATCCTGAAATACTTCCTAATCCAACTAAAAATAGGGTCGTAGAAGGGGTGGTATGAAACGTGTTCGCAACGATAAATCCTGTTGCTGCTCCTATTGCTGCATGTGCTGTACCATTCACTTTTCATTTCACCTCTATAAAGATTTTTGTAGTAATTTAAAAACCACACTCTATTTTACAACAAAATGGTGGAGATAAAAATATGCAAATGTATATATGAAACCATTTTTTGAAACCTTAGAGGCGAAGGATAAAGTTTGTAGCTTTCCAGTATAGAATAACAAATACCATAGAGGAGGTGGACTGGAGCCAATGGTGTTTTGTAGCAATTAGCGGTTAATATATGGAAATTAAGGAAAAACTGTTTTGTAAAAAGGAAGTTTTTATGTAATGTTGGGGCTAATCATTGCAATAATCGTTTTTAATTTGATTGCTTTTAGAACAAATAAAAGACTGACTACAAGCCAAATAGTACATATTTGGTCGTTTACAGTGGCTTTACAAACACTTATTGATACATATATTGATACAGGGTATCATGGTTATTGGTACTTTTCTAAAGCTACTAACTTTGAGTCAATTCTTACTTTAACGGTAGTGGTCCCTCCTGTAAATATGATGTTTTTAAATTGGTATCCTTTTCGGCAATCACTTTATAAAGGTATTCTTTATATTTTATGTTGGGTCATAGTGATTACATGTTATGAAGCTATCACATTGTTGCCTGAACCATGGGGGTATTTTAATCATGGGTGGTGGAATTTATGCTATTCAGTACTGGTTAATCCGTTCTTACTTGTTCTTGTTTTAAATTATTATAAATGGATATGTAAAATTGAAAAACTTAACAGGTATTAGATTTGGCTCAAGGTTATGTAAAAAATTTCAATAAATAAAAGGATAGATAGAAAGCAGATTCGATAGATGGAATCTACTTTCTATCTATTTCATTGCAAATTGATATTTTCCAGTGAACTTTTTTTATTCTCTCTCAGGTAATACTTCGAATGCAATGAATTGTGTTACTTGGCTGTCATTGAAATTATTATCTGAAACCAATACCAGGCTGTCATTACCATTCGGAAGCTCTTTTCCCCATGACATCCCCTCAATATTATCAAGCTTATCCAATCCGAGAGAATTCAGGTTAAGTACTAGTTCCTTTTTCACTGGTGTAATATCTTTACTCTTTAGCGATTCTATTTCACTAATATCAGTGGCTCCACGCACATCTATTTTGTAAATGCGAATATAATTACTATAGCTTCCATCATCAGCTTGTACAGCTGAACGCTCAAGGACTAAAAACCTGTTATCATTAATGGAAAGGATCTCTGAGACTCCATTATCGGCAGCCATGCCTTCACCGGGTTCAGCTGGAATGGGATCTATCGTATAAGCAAATTCATTCAATACGTTACCATTCCGATTGTATTGAGTTATTCGTGATAGTGAGCCGGTCTCTAAGGTTGGTACTTGATCATCCTGTATAAGTGGGCCTTCCATAGCCGTCCAAAGTGTTAAACCATCCGCAGAAAAGGTGGTTCCTTCCAGGGCAAGATTATTTCGAAAACCTTTATTGGATTGGTCGTCCATTTTAGCTGTGTCAGTTAAAGGCAATCTTGATAAATAACTTCCATCTAATTGTGCCTGAAGGATTAAGGGGTTTAAACCAAGTGAACGATCTCCCTCGCTGGTATACCAAATAGTTTTGTTCACTGGGTCGAAACGAATAGATTCAAAATCTGGTACATTACTATTCTTTTCGGAATTATAATTATTACTGTCTGGAAAAAAAGTTCCGTCAGCTTGTTTTAGTGGGGTTACACCAATAACATGTACAGATTGGAAATCCCTGTGATTGTAGTTTAGTTTTGCCGTATAAAAACGGGCGGGATCAATAGCGGATCGGTCATCACTGATTAGAATCCATTTATTTCCTTTAGGATTATATGACAGACCAGAAAGACCGCCGACAGACGTACCTTTGTATGTCAGATCGTTTGGAACAGTTTCCGAACCTATTAATCTCAAACCATCAACCGAATGAGCATCGTCCTTTTTCCAATGTTTCTTTTCATTGAATTCGTCTTTGCTTATTTCTGTTTTTAACTCAGGCACACTTGCATACTGGTCAGCCGAAACGGCGTCAAAAGTGAATCCAGATAAAGAAATTGCAATCGTACCCGCGGCTAACGTTTTAGCTAACTTTTTCATAGATTTTTTTCTCTCCTTTCCTAACAAATCATATACTTTATTTCTCTAAAAAAATAGTATGTTATCAGTTTTTTAACAATAATTTTACTTTTCACTCAAAATTATAACCTCTAGCAAAAAATAGATTCTGCTCTCACAAATGAATGCAAATATAGATTTGCTAATCATCATTGACGTGAGCCGGGAGAGGAGTCCTAGTTGTGTTAAAATAAATGTAATGAAACTAGCTAGTGGGCAGAGGAAGAGTTAAGAACTTAAAGAGATAAAATAGATGAAATTCTAAATAAAACTAGGGAGATTTATAAATGGATAGTATTATTTTTGATCTAGATGGAACGTTATGGGACTCCATAGACACGGTGTTAATAGCGTGGAATGAAGAAGTAATTAAACAAAATAAACAAATAAAAAAAGAAATAACTAAGGAAGACCTTATAGGTATAATGGGGCTCCAAAGTAAGGAAATAGGTCAAAAGCTGTTTCCTGATTTAGAAGAGGATGTACGGGAAAAAGTATTAAACCATTGCAATGAGGTTGAATGCCAATATTTAAGTGAGCAAGGTGGTTCTTTGTATGAAAATGTGGAAGATGTTCTTATAGCCTTATCACAAAAATATAAGCTGTTTATAGTTAGTAATTGTCAGAATGGATATATCGAGGCCTTTTATAACTATCATAAATTAGAAAAATACTTCTTAGATTATGAGAACCCTGGTAGAACTGGACTCTCAAAAGGAGAGAATATTAAATTAATCATAGAAAGAAATAATCTATCAAAACCTGTTTATGTTGGAGACACGGAAGGTGACTTAAAGGCATCCAAATATGCTAAAATACCATTTGTTTATGCAAAATATGGATTTGGACAAGTAAATGAATATGATTATGTTATTGAGAAATTTGATGACCTTTTAAATGTTTTTTAATAGTTCACGTATCGGATGAAAACGGGTTAAGTCCAGATGTACAAAGTCTCTTTCTAGCTCACGATCATTTGGGGTATATTTTCAATGTGTTTATACCAGAATAAAAAAGGCTTCTAAAGCAATGTCAAGCCTATTTAATATTCTGTCAGGTTATCGTGATTCAATTTCTTGAACCTCAATGAAGGAGATAATAAAATGATGCAGCCAATCAAACCTGTAATCGGAATAACCAGTTCTATTGTCAACCACGACGGCATTCCAAGTGTTAATCTGCACGAAAAATATATTCGTTCAGTGACAAAAGCAGGGGGGATCCCAATCGTAATTCCAACTGGTACGGAAGATATGCCAGAAGTATGGACTTCCATCTGCAACGGAATTATTTTAAGTAGTGGAGAAGATATCGATCCTCATTCATATCAAGCAAATCCTGAACCCCGAATACAAAAAACGAATGAAAAACGTGACTTAATAGAAATGGGACTTGTAAAGAATGCCTTGAATCAGAAAAAACCAATCTTTGCCATTTGTAGAGGAATCACCATGCAAAATGTTGCGTTAGGAGGAACGGTTATACAGGACATTGAAACCAATAACCCTAATGCTATTAAGCATTTTCAGCAGGCTGCAAGACCCAATCCCACCCATGAAATTCAGATTGGGGATGATAGTCAGTTATTTCAAATTCTAAAAAGTTCAACATTCCGAGTTAACAGCATGCATCACCAAGCTATTGACAAGCTTGCGCCTGGTCTTAAAATTGTAGCAGTTGCACCAGATGGTATAATTGAAGCAGTTGAGGGAGTCGACAAATCTTCGCTGTGGTTGGCAATTCAATGGCATCCTGAGGAGATGGCCAGCGAGGATCCAGCTATGCAAGGATTATTTAAAGCGTTTATCGATAAATGCACATTAGCTAAAGAAAAAAGCTTTTAGGATGTGATTGTGATTAATACCTGGTTAAAAAAGATCAAATATGTGTGGTATGCAAGTTATGGTTCTAATTTAAATAGGGATAGGTTTTTATGTTACATAAATGGCGGAAAACCAAAGGGATCTGAAAAAATTGAGGTTGGTTGTAGAGATCGCTCACTTCCACTAAAAGAAGCAACGTATATCATGCATTATCCTTTATATTTTGCAAAAGCATCTGATCGCTGGCAAAAACAAGGAGTAGCTTTCATAGGCTTGGAAAAAGATAAAAAACACCATACATACAGTAGAAAATATTTAATAACGGTAGAGCAATTTATGGATGTAGTTAAACAAGAAAATAACGGTGCTATCTTAGATATGGATTTAAATGAAATAATGAAACGTGGGTCAAAGACATTAAAAGATTCATGGTATGGAACTATTTTATATTTAGGTGAAAAGAACGGTTATCCAATCTTTACATTTACAGCGGATTTTGATTTAGATGTTCCTTTTAATAAACCATCTAAAGAATATCTAGGGATGATAATTAATGGTTTAAAAACAACCCTAAAACTCGAAAACACAGACGTTGTGAATTATATAAGTTCAAAACCAGGAGTAGTGGGTAATTACAATAGAAAAGATATTGAAAAGCTAATCGAGTTAGATTAAAACTTATATACCTTCCTTACGTCTAAAAAAAAGAAGTAGACGAGTTGCCCCGCCTACTCTTGAGAAATTGTATTTTTATTTCGTTAGTTTTTCTTTCTTTTTTTCTTTTTGTTTTTTATGTGCAAGGTCATGAGCCTGATGACGATCTTCTTCTACCTCACTGGATTTTTGCTTACCATTTGGAACTATAGTTGCAGATACTTCTTTTAGGCCAGCTTGGTCTTTCTCATATACGAAAGATGCCCTTGTAGAAATATCTGCCCCCGGTTTTGTAACAAACGGAAGCACGCGATAGTCTGTTTTCCATTGTGTTGGGGTGACCTGGCATCGTACATAACCGCGATAATCGTTAAAGAATTTTATATGTTCATTCTGTGCTAATATCCGATCGGTATCAGCACGCTGGTCTGCCCCGTTCCCACCAGATGTAATAGAGGTTCCGACAAATTCTGCTCCGAGGATACGGGAATTCAGATCATTAAAGTCAGCCATTAAATTGGACGCCCAGCTAGCATGTACATCACCTGTCAGGACAATCAAATTATTCATATTTTTACTACCAACGAAGTCAGTAATCCGCTGGCGGGCAGGTGTATAACCATCCCAGCCATCCATGCTGAATAACGGCTCGTCCGGACCTGGACCATAGTTCCGTTTTGCAAAGAATATCTGCTGTGCCATCACGTTCCAATTTGATTGTGATCTGTTAAGGTTATCAAGTAACCAATCCTCTTGTTTCCCACCTAATAGGGTACGGGATGGATCTAATGATTCTGGTGTTTGTGGAGAACTCGTATCTGAATTCGCCTGATCAGAGCGGTATTGGCGGGTGTCTAATACAAAGAAATTTGCTAGATCGCCATAAGAGAAGCTTCGGTATAATTGCATATCAACTCCATGGGGCATAGAAGATCTACGCAGCGGCATATGTTCGTAATACGCCTGATAAGCTGCAACACGCCGTTTCACAAATTCCTCCACGGATTGTCCTTTTTCCGGAATTAAATCGGCATAGTTGTTTTCCACTTCATGGTCATCCCAAGTCACTACCCATGGAAAAGCAGCATGAGCGGCTTGCAGATCTTCATCTGTTCGATATTGGGCATGGCGATTACGGTAATCCTCAAGCGTCTTGATTTCTGGTCCGCTGTGAGTTCTGACATTACCTGTACCCGACACGTATTCATTCGGACCATATTCGTATATGTAGTCCCCAAGATGGAAAACAAGATCGAGATCTTCTTTAGCCAAGTGTTTGTAAGCTGTATAGTAGCCGTGTTCATATTGCTGGCAAGAGGCAAAAGCAAAAGTAAGACTAGATACACTGG contains:
- a CDS encoding metal-dependent hydrolase, producing the protein MNGTAHAAIGAATGFIVANTFHTTPSTTLFLVGLGSISGLIPDLDIDGELRGKITLSHKMIQKVAQLIGILLIFYSFYEGANNEQFIGIGIGLGMIVISSLIKQKHMLTITGVGILAGGFSLQEIWLMLLGIYILLASFVSHRSYTHSIVGVIFFGIIASKLEASLGIEGIYYTCLAGYISHLIADSKLLPFNKRGVKLFLPVSSKEL
- a CDS encoding M24 family metallopeptidase; its protein translation is MNLKLIFIQFVCQNEGSDFLKTNKHITKVREWMRGNDVDAVIVTNPANQFYLSGFKALIYSRPILLIIEGKDTAFIIPGLEEKHARADAEVDKLYVYHEYPEGVKGAEDPTELLKNHLAAKHSKGSKIAFDLAYASAALTESIRATGFELVDATEQISKMRYIKDQYEIELMEEAGRLVGLAVEATLRAAAPGVTELEVDAKGNAVLFSETVKKHPNATLDLTVMTPSGNVRTVMPHVFSNTRKLQEGDVVIHSRQVGFNGYRAELERTFIVGEASDIQRKAFEAARKAQEAALEVIKPGIAAKEVDLVARKVLEREGFAKYAIHRVGHAIGVFSHEEPYLRFDSSLQLEEGMVFCIEPGIYIPEVGGFRHSDTVIITADGYRFITDFPRDLESLTKY
- a CDS encoding sodium:solute symporter family protein — protein: MKIESDLSLLWYVIAYGIVMVILGIYYSKKISKSEDYILAGKSLGTLVLTGTLLATWVGSGSITGGQTSMAYSYGLIPALLLTFPTVIGIIILYFISPKIRSLGKYTVSEILEEKYGTYARLLAGVIIILAYVGIVSYQMKGVGFILNLTTGISVEWGTIIGSALIIFLATIGGLRSVAPTDAISVGIMVIGLLVALPFMFVIAGGWDEITANVPATHLTFTGSLTNIQLLGYLLPPLFLLLGDQNMYQRLAASKGDKNSKKAQIGWIIGILIITPVIVLIAFASSSMFKNIEPGMALIVSTLALPNIVGGLLLAAATAFIITTGNSFLLSGATNVTYDIVNKYFKKDATDKQLLGMTKLFVIVLGILSFVLIRFFPTILSVQMYAYTIYGAGLTPALLGVFLWKRVNKAGGLSSMMMGVLTTLLWELVLSKPYDINSSVIAVPVAIIVLIVVTLTTSNKQPQRT
- a CDS encoding esterase-like activity of phytase family protein, with protein sequence MKKLAKTLAAGTIAISLSGFTFDAVSADQYASVPELKTEISKDEFNEKKHWKKDDAHSVDGLRLIGSETVPNDLTYKGTSVGGLSGLSYNPKGNKWILISDDRSAIDPARFYTAKLNYNHRDFQSVHVIGVTPLKQADGTFFPDSNNYNSEKNSNVPDFESIRFDPVNKTIWYTSEGDRSLGLNPLILQAQLDGSYLSRLPLTDTAKMDDQSNKGFRNNLALEGTTFSADGLTLWTAMEGPLIQDDQVPTLETGSLSRITQYNRNGNVLNEFAYTIDPIPAEPGEGMAADNGVSEILSINDNRFLVLERSAVQADDGSYSNYIRIYKIDVRGATDISEIESLKSKDITPVKKELVLNLNSLGLDKLDNIEGMSWGKELPNGNDSLVLVSDNNFNDSQVTQFIAFEVLPERE
- a CDS encoding HAD family hydrolase; translated protein: MDSIIFDLDGTLWDSIDTVLIAWNEEVIKQNKQIKKEITKEDLIGIMGLQSKEIGQKLFPDLEEDVREKVLNHCNEVECQYLSEQGGSLYENVEDVLIALSQKYKLFIVSNCQNGYIEAFYNYHKLEKYFLDYENPGRTGLSKGENIKLIIERNNLSKPVYVGDTEGDLKASKYAKIPFVYAKYGFGQVNEYDYVIEKFDDLLNVF
- a CDS encoding gamma-glutamyl-gamma-aminobutyrate hydrolase family protein; translation: MMQPIKPVIGITSSIVNHDGIPSVNLHEKYIRSVTKAGGIPIVIPTGTEDMPEVWTSICNGIILSSGEDIDPHSYQANPEPRIQKTNEKRDLIEMGLVKNALNQKKPIFAICRGITMQNVALGGTVIQDIETNNPNAIKHFQQAARPNPTHEIQIGDDSQLFQILKSSTFRVNSMHHQAIDKLAPGLKIVAVAPDGIIEAVEGVDKSSLWLAIQWHPEEMASEDPAMQGLFKAFIDKCTLAKEKSF
- a CDS encoding alkaline phosphatase D family protein, yielding MAKERSMDDFIQKLNEETLQRDVDRRGFLQETGKIAGVSLGMVIAQSMGGIKVDAEAKFSDYPFSLGVASGDPLPDGIVLWTRLAPKPLKGGGAPTRNIPVHWELAKDEHFRHIVQRGTAIARPELAHSIHVEVDRLQSDMVYFYRFKAGHEYSQVGKTKTLPASGSSVSSLTFAFASCQQYEHGYYTAYKHLAKEDLDLVFHLGDYIYEYGPNEYVSGTGNVRTHSGPEIKTLEDYRNRHAQYRTDEDLQAAHAAFPWVVTWDDHEVENNYADLIPEKGQSVEEFVKRRVAAYQAYYEHMPLRRSSMPHGVDMQLYRSFSYGDLANFFVLDTRQYRSDQANSDTSSPQTPESLDPSRTLLGGKQEDWLLDNLNRSQSNWNVMAQQIFFAKRNYGPGPDEPLFSMDGWDGYTPARQRITDFVGSKNMNNLIVLTGDVHASWASNLMADFNDLNSRILGAEFVGTSITSGGNGADQRADTDRILAQNEHIKFFNDYRGYVRCQVTPTQWKTDYRVLPFVTKPGADISTRASFVYEKDQAGLKEVSATIVPNGKQKSSEVEEDRHQAHDLAHKKQKEKKKEKLTK
- a CDS encoding GNAT family N-acetyltransferase — encoded protein: MIHNLKSERVILREIEEKDWIDVHKYGSQERVCQYQPWGPNSEKESEAFVKQILIDAKQKLRSRFVFAIILKENGEMIGAGEFNIRDYTKKVGEIAYIVNPKYWGMGIATEVAKLLIIYGFNELNLHRIFATCDPRNIGSLKVLEKVGMTKEGRIREDLLIRDGWRDSLLYSILEQEWEGNK
- a CDS encoding VOC family protein, whose amino-acid sequence is MEIKSVVIHTRSLIQIKNFYLETLGFSLIKEDENSFRIAVGTSELEFTTKDVEGNPYYHFAFNIPANKFEEAKSWTKERVRLAVEGGEDEADFDHLPAHALYFYDPAGNIVEFISRHSTSEDRMDPFSIKSILNISEISLTVDDAINVGEKLNNIGVTERDNNAISPKLLNFMGEKANGIFILLIQPGRRWIFSDKISAIYPIEIELTNNNKIILDPENELYII